The following proteins come from a genomic window of Micromonospora echinofusca:
- a CDS encoding NAD-dependent protein deacetylase: MTETVDALAGLVAGGGVVVLSGAGLSTESGIPDYRGPSGAARRHTPMTYQVFTRDPLARRRYWARSHLGWRMIARATPNEGHRAVARLQRGGLVDGIITQNVDGLHTAAGSAQVVELHGRLDEVVCLDCGNQTSREELDRRLREVNPGFDARVTAVNPDGDVDLADEQVAGFRTVGCTFCRGGMLKPDVVFFGETVPAARVARCFELVARARLLLVLGSSLTVMSGRRFVVAAAKSGIPVVIVNQGPTRGDGYAALTVDAPLGRLLPALADRAVGGVPVG; the protein is encoded by the coding sequence GTGACGGAGACGGTCGACGCGCTGGCCGGGCTGGTGGCCGGCGGCGGTGTCGTGGTGTTGAGCGGGGCGGGGCTGTCCACCGAGTCGGGCATCCCCGACTACCGGGGGCCCAGTGGCGCGGCGCGGCGGCACACCCCGATGACGTACCAGGTGTTCACGCGTGACCCCCTGGCGCGGCGGCGCTACTGGGCGCGCAGCCACCTGGGGTGGCGGATGATCGCGCGGGCGACGCCGAACGAGGGGCACCGGGCGGTGGCGCGGCTGCAACGCGGCGGGCTGGTCGACGGGATCATCACCCAGAACGTGGACGGGTTGCACACCGCTGCGGGCAGCGCGCAGGTGGTGGAGCTGCACGGCCGCCTCGACGAGGTGGTGTGCCTGGACTGCGGCAACCAGACGTCGCGGGAGGAGCTGGACCGGCGGCTGCGGGAGGTGAACCCGGGCTTCGACGCGCGGGTGACGGCGGTCAACCCGGACGGTGACGTGGATCTCGCCGACGAGCAGGTGGCCGGGTTCCGTACGGTCGGCTGCACGTTCTGTCGGGGAGGCATGTTGAAGCCGGACGTGGTGTTCTTCGGTGAGACGGTGCCCGCGGCGCGGGTGGCCCGCTGTTTCGAGCTGGTGGCGCGGGCGCGGCTGCTGCTGGTGCTGGGGTCGTCGTTGACGGTGATGTCGGGTCGCCGGTTCGTGGTGGCGGCGGCGAAGTCGGGCATTCCGGTGGTGATCGTCAACCAGGGGCCGACCCGGGGTGACGGGTACGCGGCGTTGACGGTCGACGCGCCGTTGGGTCGGCTGCTGCCGGCGCTGGCCGACCGGGCGGTCGGCGGTGTGCCGGTGGGCTGA
- the gcvP gene encoding aminomethyl-transferring glycine dehydrogenase, protein MTAEQFAARHIGPDPHDERRMLEAVGYGSVEELMDAAIPEVIRWHGTLDLPEPASEHDALAELRALAARNTVVVSMIGLGYHGTHTPAVIRRNVLEDPAWYTAYTPYQPEISQGRLEALLNFQTMVTDLTGLATANASMLDEGTAAAEAMTLAHRASKSKSAVYVVDADTLPQTIAVIASRAEPLGIDVRVVDTGRDELPAEFFGLHLQYPGASGAVRDQAGLVEAAHAVGALVTVAADLLALTLLRPPGEIGADIAAGTTQRFGVPMGFGGPHAGYLAVRAGLERMLPGRLVGVSRDADGNPAYRLALQTREQHIRREKATSNICTAQVLLAVMAGMYAVYHGPDGLREVARRTHDRAVRLAAALRGLDGVEVVHEAFFDTVLARVPGQAGAVVADAAARGVNLRLVDADHVGVSCDETTTPAHLRTVCDAFAAVLGGRAGGVAAVWDAPVGGVLPAALTRTSDFLTHPVFRSHHSETAMLRYLRRLSDFDYALDRGMIPLGSCTMKLNATTEMEPVSWPEFAHIHPFAPDAQTSGYREMISQLEGWLAEVTGYDVVSVQPNAGSQGELAGLLAIRAYHRDRGEGHRDVCLIPSSAHGTNAASAVMAGMRVVVVGCDDGGNIDLVDLDAKIDKHRDALAAIMVTYPSTHGVYETGIASLCAKVHDAGGQVYVDGANLNALVGFAKPGKFGADVSHLNLHKTFCIPHGGGGPGVGPVAVRAHLAPFLPGDPLGAHVDGRPAISAARHGSAGILPIPWAYLRMMGAAGLVRATGVAVLAANYVAARLRGHFPVLYVGNKGLVAHECILDLRPLTKATGVSVDDVAKRLIDYGFHAPTMSFPVAGTLMVEPTESEDLAELDRFCDAMIAIREEIDKVGSGQWPAGDNPLANAPHTAAMVSADEWPHAYARSVGAYPGGVERAGKYWPPVRRIDGAYGDRNLVCSCPAPEAFES, encoded by the coding sequence ATGACCGCAGAGCAGTTCGCCGCCCGCCACATCGGTCCCGATCCGCACGACGAGCGCCGGATGCTGGAGGCCGTCGGTTACGGCTCGGTCGAAGAGCTGATGGACGCGGCGATCCCCGAGGTGATCCGCTGGCACGGCACCCTGGACCTGCCGGAGCCGGCCAGCGAGCACGACGCCCTCGCCGAGTTGCGGGCGTTGGCGGCCCGCAACACCGTCGTGGTGTCGATGATCGGGCTGGGCTACCACGGCACGCACACCCCGGCGGTGATCCGCCGCAACGTGCTGGAGGATCCGGCCTGGTACACGGCGTACACGCCGTACCAGCCGGAGATCAGCCAGGGGCGGCTGGAGGCGTTGCTGAACTTCCAGACGATGGTCACCGACCTGACCGGGTTGGCCACCGCGAACGCGTCGATGCTCGACGAGGGCACCGCCGCGGCCGAGGCGATGACTCTCGCGCACCGGGCGTCGAAGAGCAAGAGCGCGGTGTACGTGGTCGACGCGGACACCCTGCCGCAGACCATCGCGGTGATCGCCAGCCGGGCCGAGCCGCTCGGTATCGACGTGCGGGTCGTCGACACCGGGCGTGACGAGTTGCCGGCGGAGTTCTTCGGCCTGCACCTTCAGTACCCGGGGGCGTCGGGGGCGGTACGCGATCAGGCGGGTCTGGTCGAGGCGGCGCACGCCGTGGGGGCGCTGGTGACCGTGGCGGCGGATCTGCTGGCGCTGACGCTGCTGCGCCCGCCGGGGGAGATCGGCGCCGACATCGCCGCCGGCACGACGCAGCGTTTCGGTGTGCCGATGGGCTTCGGTGGGCCGCACGCCGGCTACCTGGCGGTGCGGGCGGGGCTGGAGCGGATGCTGCCCGGCCGCCTGGTGGGGGTGTCGCGTGACGCGGACGGCAACCCGGCGTACCGGCTGGCGTTGCAGACCCGGGAGCAGCACATCCGCCGTGAGAAGGCGACCAGCAACATCTGCACGGCGCAGGTGCTGCTGGCGGTGATGGCCGGCATGTACGCCGTCTACCACGGTCCGGACGGGCTGCGGGAGGTCGCCCGCCGTACGCATGACAGGGCGGTGCGGTTGGCGGCGGCGCTGCGGGGCCTGGACGGCGTGGAGGTGGTGCACGAGGCGTTCTTCGACACGGTCCTGGCGCGGGTGCCGGGCCAGGCGGGGGCGGTCGTGGCCGACGCCGCCGCGCGGGGCGTGAACCTGCGCCTGGTCGACGCCGACCACGTGGGGGTGTCGTGCGACGAGACGACCACGCCAGCGCACCTGCGGACGGTGTGCGACGCGTTCGCGGCCGTCCTCGGCGGGCGGGCCGGGGGCGTGGCGGCGGTGTGGGACGCGCCGGTCGGGGGCGTGTTGCCGGCGGCGCTGACCCGTACGTCGGACTTCCTCACCCACCCGGTGTTCCGCAGCCACCACTCGGAGACGGCGATGCTGCGTTACCTGCGGCGGCTGTCGGACTTCGACTACGCCCTGGACCGGGGGATGATCCCGCTCGGGTCGTGCACGATGAAGCTCAACGCCACCACCGAGATGGAGCCGGTGAGCTGGCCGGAGTTCGCCCACATCCACCCGTTCGCGCCGGACGCGCAGACCTCCGGATACCGGGAGATGATCTCCCAGTTGGAGGGGTGGCTGGCGGAGGTGACCGGCTACGACGTGGTCAGTGTGCAGCCCAACGCCGGTTCGCAGGGCGAGCTGGCGGGCCTGTTGGCGATCCGGGCCTACCACCGCGACCGGGGTGAGGGGCACCGCGACGTGTGCCTGATCCCGTCGTCGGCGCACGGCACCAACGCGGCCAGCGCGGTGATGGCCGGCATGCGGGTCGTCGTGGTGGGCTGCGACGACGGGGGCAACATCGACCTGGTGGACCTCGACGCGAAGATCGACAAGCATCGGGACGCCCTCGCGGCGATCATGGTGACGTATCCGTCGACGCACGGGGTGTACGAGACGGGCATCGCGTCGCTGTGCGCGAAGGTCCACGACGCCGGCGGGCAGGTGTACGTCGACGGGGCGAACCTCAACGCGCTGGTCGGTTTCGCCAAGCCGGGCAAGTTCGGGGCGGACGTGTCGCACCTGAACCTGCACAAGACGTTCTGCATCCCGCACGGTGGCGGGGGCCCGGGGGTGGGTCCGGTGGCGGTGCGGGCGCACCTGGCGCCGTTCCTGCCGGGCGACCCGTTGGGCGCGCACGTCGACGGCCGGCCGGCGATCTCGGCGGCCCGCCACGGGTCGGCGGGGATCCTGCCGATCCCGTGGGCGTACCTGCGGATGATGGGCGCGGCGGGGCTGGTGCGGGCCACGGGTGTGGCGGTGCTGGCGGCGAACTACGTGGCGGCGCGGCTGCGCGGGCACTTCCCGGTGCTGTACGTGGGCAACAAGGGCCTGGTGGCGCACGAGTGCATCCTGGACCTGCGGCCGTTGACGAAGGCGACGGGGGTGAGCGTGGACGACGTGGCGAAGCGGCTGATCGACTACGGCTTCCACGCGCCGACGATGTCGTTCCCGGTGGCGGGGACGCTGATGGTGGAGCCGACCGAGAGTGAGGACCTGGCCGAGCTGGACCGGTTCTGCGATGCGATGATCGCCATCCGGGAGGAGATCGACAAGGTGGGGTCGGGGCAGTGGCCGGCGGGCGACAATCCCCTCGCCAACGCCCCGCACACGGCGGCGATGGTGTCCGCGGACGAGTGGCCGCACGCGTATGCGCGGTCGGTGGGCGCGTATCCGGGCGGGGTGGAGCGCGCCGGGAAGTACTGGCCGCCGGTGCGGCGCATCGACGGCGCGTACGGCGACCGGAACCTGGTGTGTTCGTGCCCGGCGCCGGAGGCGTTCGAGAGCTGA
- a CDS encoding DUF5999 family protein, whose protein sequence is MCQHQPTCPSAEATDREAARVLACFPEQGWSLLCNGVIVFEDTGELLPDGSSIAPHRGPARHALVA, encoded by the coding sequence ATGTGCCAGCACCAACCCACCTGCCCCTCCGCCGAAGCGACCGACCGGGAAGCCGCCCGGGTCCTCGCCTGCTTCCCTGAGCAGGGCTGGAGCCTGCTCTGCAACGGTGTCATCGTGTTCGAGGACACCGGCGAGCTCCTCCCCGACGGCAGCAGCATCGCACCCCACCGCGGCCCCGCCCGACACGCCCTCGTCGCCTGA
- a CDS encoding chorismate-binding protein yields MRVDGPDGVETLPGLGVDVPGAPADCRRTLVERARWQWWPADGGDPAARVEEFLASSGLPLHELARPAPRHDPAGVCGAALYVSAAAGAALIGAPPGATNPAPTLPEVAVVVYGHDPAAVASSRPVAAGATAPDAHWWRGEWAQSWTPRQHADAVTAVRAAIGRGDVYQVNLVGHAAARYRGDPLPALRRLAALPGARYGGTLTGAGWAIGCASPETLVELADGRLITRPIKGTRPATAAGRAALLASAKERAEHVMIVDLERNDLARVARTGSVRVDELFAVRRWCDLWQAESTVSAAVADGLGLADLLRALCPGGSVTGAPKLAALEHVAALEPVGRGASMGALGWVAPGRIDLGLTIRTAAVDGERVHVWAGGGITWGSEPDAEVAEAAAKAAPVRAALGER; encoded by the coding sequence ATGAGGGTGGATGGGCCGGACGGCGTGGAAACGCTCCCAGGGTTAGGGGTCGACGTGCCCGGGGCGCCGGCCGACTGCCGCCGTACGCTCGTCGAGCGGGCCCGCTGGCAGTGGTGGCCCGCCGACGGCGGGGACCCGGCGGCGCGGGTCGAGGAGTTCCTCGCCTCGTCCGGCCTGCCGCTGCACGAGCTGGCCCGCCCCGCGCCCCGCCACGACCCGGCCGGGGTGTGCGGCGCCGCCCTCTACGTCTCCGCCGCCGCCGGCGCGGCCCTGATCGGCGCGCCCCCGGGCGCCACCAACCCCGCCCCGACGCTGCCGGAGGTCGCCGTGGTCGTCTACGGCCACGACCCGGCCGCGGTGGCGTCGAGCCGCCCGGTCGCGGCGGGCGCCACGGCACCCGACGCGCACTGGTGGCGCGGCGAGTGGGCGCAGAGCTGGACGCCGCGCCAGCACGCCGACGCCGTCACGGCGGTGCGCGCCGCGATCGGTCGCGGCGACGTCTACCAGGTCAACCTCGTCGGCCACGCCGCTGCCCGCTACCGCGGCGACCCGCTGCCGGCCCTGCGTCGGTTGGCCGCGCTGCCCGGCGCCCGCTACGGCGGCACCCTCACCGGTGCGGGCTGGGCGATCGGCTGCGCCAGCCCGGAGACCCTGGTGGAGCTGGCCGACGGTCGGCTGATCACCCGGCCGATCAAGGGCACCCGGCCGGCCACGGCCGCCGGCCGCGCGGCGCTGCTCGCCTCGGCGAAGGAACGCGCCGAGCACGTGATGATCGTCGACCTGGAGCGCAACGACCTGGCCCGCGTCGCCCGCACCGGCAGCGTGCGCGTTGACGAGCTGTTCGCCGTACGCCGTTGGTGCGACCTGTGGCAGGCCGAGTCGACGGTGTCCGCGGCGGTCGCCGACGGGCTCGGTCTGGCGGACCTGCTGCGCGCGCTGTGTCCCGGCGGCTCGGTCACCGGCGCCCCGAAGCTCGCCGCCCTGGAGCACGTCGCCGCGCTGGAGCCTGTGGGTCGGGGCGCCAGCATGGGCGCGCTCGGCTGGGTCGCCCCGGGCCGCATCGACCTGGGGTTGACGATCCGCACCGCCGCCGTCGACGGCGAGCGGGTGCACGTCTGGGCGGGCGGGGGCATCACGTGGGGCAGCGAGCCCGACGCCGAGGTCGCCGAGGCCGCCGCGAAGGCCGCCCCGGTGCGCGCCGCCCTCGGCGAGCGCTGA
- a CDS encoding dihydrofolate reductase family protein, which translates to MLISVHAFVSLDGVMQGPGGAEEDTSNGFTRGGWLVPHSGDGQLDAVDGWFRQADAFLLGRRTFEMMRGYWPQVTDPDNLVATALNTWPKYVASNTLADADAAWGDTTVLRGDVVAQVRRLSQQPGGELQVHGSWQLARTLHDAGLVDTYRLLQFPVVVGAGKRLFADGAAPASYRITDSSVVDGGAGAVGLTLRRTGFGATDVGEFVVRDGREAVA; encoded by the coding sequence ATGCTGATCAGCGTCCACGCCTTCGTCAGCCTCGACGGCGTCATGCAGGGGCCGGGCGGGGCCGAGGAGGACACCAGCAACGGCTTCACGCGCGGGGGCTGGCTCGTGCCGCACAGCGGCGACGGTCAGCTCGACGCCGTCGACGGGTGGTTCCGGCAGGCCGACGCCTTCCTGCTGGGACGCCGCACCTTCGAGATGATGCGCGGCTACTGGCCGCAGGTCACCGACCCCGACAACCTCGTCGCCACCGCGCTGAACACCTGGCCGAAGTACGTCGCCAGCAACACCCTCGCCGACGCCGACGCGGCCTGGGGCGACACCACCGTCCTGCGCGGCGACGTCGTCGCGCAGGTGCGGCGCCTCAGCCAGCAGCCGGGCGGCGAACTTCAGGTGCACGGCAGCTGGCAGCTCGCGCGCACCCTGCACGACGCGGGGCTCGTCGACACGTACCGGCTGCTGCAGTTCCCCGTCGTCGTCGGCGCCGGCAAGCGCCTGTTCGCCGACGGCGCGGCCCCGGCCTCGTACCGGATCACCGACTCGTCGGTGGTCGACGGGGGCGCGGGGGCCGTCGGGCTGACCCTGCGCCGCACCGGGTTCGGTGCCACCGACGTCGGCGAGTTCGTCGTGCGCGACGGCCGGGAGGCCGTGGCGTAG
- the pip gene encoding prolyl aminopeptidase yields MSGRYPRIEPYAHGMLDVGDGQLVYWETCGNPDGKPAVVLHGGPGSGCEPGWRDLFDPARYRVTLFDQRGCERSTPHAADHGVDLSTNTTEHLIADIERLRAHLGVQRWLVLGASWGAALALAYAQRHPQRVSELVLFSVTAGTRREIGWITRDMGRVFPAEWARFRDGVPPAERDGDLADAYARLLADPDPAVRERAARQWCAWEDTHVATVPGHRPDPRYDDPVFRMVSARLVTHYWRHGCFLPEGQLLREAGRLAGIPGVLLHGKLDISSPPDVAWQLAQAWPDARLELLDAAGHGAGNGMAERVVAALDDFAERR; encoded by the coding sequence ATGAGCGGGCGCTACCCACGGATCGAGCCGTACGCGCACGGGATGCTCGACGTCGGCGACGGGCAGCTCGTCTACTGGGAGACCTGCGGCAACCCCGACGGCAAGCCCGCCGTGGTGCTGCACGGCGGGCCCGGTTCCGGCTGCGAGCCCGGCTGGCGGGACCTGTTCGACCCGGCCCGCTACCGGGTGACGCTGTTCGACCAGCGCGGCTGCGAGCGCAGCACCCCGCACGCCGCCGATCACGGCGTGGACCTGTCCACCAACACCACCGAGCACCTGATCGCCGACATCGAACGCCTGCGCGCGCACCTCGGCGTGCAGCGCTGGCTGGTGCTCGGCGCGTCCTGGGGCGCCGCCCTGGCCCTGGCGTACGCGCAGCGGCACCCGCAGCGCGTCAGCGAGCTGGTGCTGTTCAGCGTGACCGCCGGCACCCGACGGGAGATCGGGTGGATCACCCGGGACATGGGGCGGGTGTTCCCGGCCGAGTGGGCGCGTTTCCGCGACGGGGTGCCGCCGGCCGAGCGCGACGGCGACCTGGCCGACGCGTACGCCCGACTGTTGGCCGACCCGGACCCGGCGGTGCGCGAGCGGGCGGCGCGGCAGTGGTGCGCGTGGGAGGACACCCACGTCGCCACCGTGCCGGGGCACCGGCCCGACCCCCGCTACGACGACCCGGTGTTCCGGATGGTCTCCGCCCGGCTGGTCACCCACTACTGGCGGCACGGGTGTTTCCTGCCCGAGGGGCAACTGCTGCGCGAGGCGGGCCGGCTGGCCGGCATCCCCGGGGTGCTGCTGCACGGCAAACTCGACATCAGCAGCCCGCCGGACGTGGCGTGGCAGCTGGCGCAGGCGTGGCCCGACGCCCGCCTGGAGTTGCTGGACGCCGCCGGGCACGGGGCGGGCAACGGCATGGCGGAGCGGGTCGTGGCGGCGCTGGACGACTTCGCCGAGCGCCGCTGA
- a CDS encoding SWIM zinc finger family protein has product MTARGFPAFAPGRGRRPRTWWATAWNRAWEADALDAGPLRAGRRLATAGHVGPITVSPGRLAAAVHDGDAEQAYDTRIRVAALGDDDWARLAGEVAARAGHQAALLAGQLPRDLAEASGVPLLPGLGELTPECDCPEWDHPCRHAAALCHQVSWLLDTDPTLLLLIRGREARTLVPAGAAAPGADASAPTVAATGDGPASSKRSTEAGTAAAEAYAGALPPLPPGPGPVAGGPTLPLLPPGPDVDVDALRSAVAVAAGRAAALLHTHRGADATPVPTGRDPG; this is encoded by the coding sequence GTGACCGCGCGCGGCTTTCCCGCCTTCGCGCCCGGGCGGGGCCGCCGGCCCCGTACCTGGTGGGCGACGGCGTGGAACCGGGCGTGGGAGGCCGACGCCCTGGACGCCGGGCCGCTGCGCGCCGGGCGCCGGCTGGCCACCGCCGGGCACGTCGGGCCGATCACCGTCAGCCCCGGCCGGCTCGCCGCGGCCGTGCACGACGGCGACGCCGAGCAGGCGTACGACACCCGCATCCGCGTCGCGGCGCTCGGGGACGACGACTGGGCACGGCTGGCCGGCGAGGTGGCCGCCCGCGCCGGACACCAGGCGGCGCTGCTGGCCGGGCAGCTGCCCCGGGACCTGGCCGAGGCGAGCGGGGTGCCGCTGCTGCCCGGGTTGGGCGAGCTCACCCCGGAGTGCGACTGCCCCGAGTGGGACCACCCGTGCCGGCACGCCGCCGCCCTGTGCCACCAGGTGTCCTGGCTGCTGGACACCGACCCGACCCTGCTGCTGCTGATCCGCGGCCGCGAGGCGCGCACGCTGGTGCCCGCCGGCGCCGCCGCACCCGGAGCCGACGCGTCGGCTCCGACGGTCGCGGCGACCGGGGACGGGCCGGCGTCGTCGAAGCGGAGCACCGAGGCGGGCACGGCCGCCGCCGAGGCGTACGCCGGGGCGCTCCCGCCGCTGCCGCCGGGGCCGGGGCCGGTGGCCGGCGGTCCCACGCTGCCGCTGCTGCCGCCCGGCCCGGACGTCGACGTCGACGCGCTGCGCTCGGCCGTGGCGGTGGCGGCCGGCCGGGCGGCGGCCCTGCTGCACACGCACCGAGGCGCGGACGCCACCCCCGTGCCGACAGGCCGCGATCCCGGCTAA
- a CDS encoding DEAD/DEAH box helicase, with protein MPIGCHAVTFSPADPPRAGTLLVWSPDADAPPDGPGEAVTATLATPPHGHPGTVPARRLGVAAGVPLLLAAAATDPAAAFWAAAAREALHLAARGLLLPAVTAAGHDTWRVGPLTADDEARQARLAAAMPATARATPVPGRDPTWLPDPARLLRDFLDAVADTLPRDDAATGAWSAPAPTPVGRLRDWAARVAADTDAAVRLSLRLEHRDSPDAPWRLVAQVHRRTAPGLLTDAAALWRAGVPGFPPACRDATLLALRHAARVWPPLAQLLDTAVPDALTPSDAQVVDLATGAAARLAADGVDVHWPAGLDRGLTASAVLRAPSRGPGLLAAPGDVALHWRLHLDGSVLTGAELARLAEAHRPVVRLRERWVLVPPELARRARQPHAGSLTAMPALRAALTGATHVDGERVDVHTEGWLAEAARRLTDGDAAPPVAVPAGLAATLRDYQRHGLRWLAGLTSLGLGGCLADDMGLGKTVTLIALHLHRQGDPATAGPTLVLCPASLLGNWEREIRRFAPGTAVRRFHGPHRSLDGLDGGFVLTTWATLRRDADRLAARRWPLLVADEAQHVKNPYAETARALRAIPAAARVALTGTPVENDLTDLWAILDWTTPGLLGTLSEFRARWIGPVQVDRDPEAGRELARLLGPFLLRRRKSDPGIAPELPAKTETDQPVALTAEQAALYQACVAELLDAIADADGIARHALVVKLLTALKQICNHPAQYLRESAPRLAGRSGKLDLLDELLEAILPAGGAVLVFTQYVAMARLLHRHLSDRGVGALLLHGGLPVAARDELVRRFDAGEAPVFLLSLRAAGTGLNLTRADHVVHYDRWWNPAVEDQATDRAYRIGQTRPVQVHRLIAEGTVEDRVAALLAGKRELAEAVLDAGPAALAALSDTELADLVTLGGDR; from the coding sequence GTGCCGATCGGCTGCCACGCCGTCACGTTCAGCCCCGCCGATCCGCCCCGCGCCGGGACGCTGCTCGTCTGGTCACCGGACGCCGACGCCCCGCCCGACGGGCCCGGCGAGGCGGTGACGGCGACCCTGGCGACGCCACCGCACGGGCACCCGGGGACCGTGCCCGCGCGACGGCTGGGCGTGGCCGCCGGCGTACCGCTGCTGCTGGCCGCGGCGGCCACCGACCCGGCGGCGGCGTTCTGGGCCGCAGCGGCCCGCGAGGCCCTGCACCTGGCCGCCCGCGGCCTGCTGCTGCCCGCCGTCACCGCCGCCGGGCACGACACCTGGCGGGTCGGGCCGCTCACCGCCGACGACGAGGCCCGGCAGGCACGCCTCGCCGCCGCGATGCCCGCCACGGCCCGCGCCACCCCCGTGCCCGGGCGCGACCCGACGTGGCTGCCCGATCCGGCGCGGCTGCTGCGCGACTTCCTCGACGCCGTCGCCGACACCCTGCCCCGCGACGACGCGGCCACCGGGGCGTGGTCGGCGCCCGCCCCCACCCCCGTCGGGCGGCTGCGCGACTGGGCCGCCCGCGTCGCCGCCGACACCGACGCGGCGGTACGGCTGTCGCTGCGCCTCGAGCACCGCGACAGCCCCGACGCGCCGTGGCGGCTGGTGGCGCAGGTGCACCGCCGCACCGCGCCGGGACTGCTCACCGACGCCGCCGCGCTGTGGCGCGCCGGCGTACCCGGCTTCCCGCCCGCCTGCCGCGACGCCACCCTGCTGGCCCTGCGCCACGCCGCGCGGGTGTGGCCACCCCTGGCGCAACTGCTGGACACCGCCGTGCCCGACGCGCTCACGCCCAGCGACGCGCAGGTCGTCGACCTGGCCACCGGCGCGGCGGCCCGGCTCGCCGCCGACGGCGTCGACGTGCACTGGCCGGCCGGACTCGACCGTGGCCTCACCGCCTCGGCGGTGCTGCGCGCCCCGAGCCGCGGCCCCGGCCTGCTCGCCGCACCCGGCGACGTGGCGCTGCACTGGCGGCTGCACCTTGACGGCAGCGTGCTCACCGGTGCCGAACTGGCCCGGCTCGCCGAGGCGCACCGGCCCGTCGTGCGGCTGCGCGAGCGGTGGGTGCTGGTGCCTCCCGAGCTGGCCCGCCGCGCCCGGCAGCCGCACGCCGGGTCGCTGACGGCGATGCCCGCCCTGCGCGCCGCGCTGACCGGCGCCACGCACGTCGACGGCGAACGCGTCGACGTGCACACCGAGGGCTGGCTGGCCGAGGCCGCCCGGCGGCTCACCGACGGCGACGCCGCGCCCCCGGTGGCCGTACCGGCCGGGTTGGCCGCGACGCTGCGCGACTACCAGCGCCACGGGCTGCGTTGGCTGGCCGGACTGACCTCCCTCGGTCTCGGCGGCTGCCTCGCCGACGACATGGGGCTGGGCAAGACCGTCACGCTGATCGCCCTGCACCTGCACCGCCAGGGCGACCCGGCCACCGCCGGCCCGACGCTCGTGCTGTGCCCGGCGTCGCTGCTGGGCAACTGGGAACGCGAGATCCGCCGCTTCGCCCCCGGCACCGCCGTACGCCGCTTCCACGGGCCCCACCGCAGCCTCGACGGCCTCGACGGCGGGTTCGTGCTCACCACCTGGGCGACGCTGCGCCGCGACGCCGACCGGCTCGCCGCCCGACGGTGGCCGCTGCTCGTCGCCGACGAGGCCCAACACGTCAAGAACCCGTACGCGGAGACCGCGAGGGCGCTGCGCGCGATCCCCGCCGCCGCCCGGGTCGCGTTGACCGGCACCCCCGTGGAGAACGACCTCACGGACCTGTGGGCGATCCTGGACTGGACCACGCCCGGGCTGCTCGGCACCCTCAGCGAGTTCCGCGCCCGCTGGATCGGGCCGGTGCAGGTCGACCGGGACCCCGAGGCGGGCCGGGAACTGGCCCGACTTCTCGGGCCGTTCCTGCTGCGCCGCCGCAAGAGCGACCCCGGTATCGCCCCCGAACTGCCCGCCAAGACCGAGACCGACCAGCCGGTCGCCCTCACCGCCGAGCAGGCCGCCCTCTACCAGGCCTGCGTCGCCGAACTGCTCGACGCGATCGCCGACGCCGACGGCATCGCCCGGCACGCGCTGGTGGTCAAGCTGCTCACCGCGCTCAAGCAGATCTGCAACCACCCCGCGCAGTACCTGCGCGAGAGCGCGCCGAGGCTGGCGGGGCGCTCCGGCAAGCTGGACCTGCTCGACGAGCTGCTCGAGGCGATCCTGCCCGCCGGTGGCGCGGTGCTGGTCTTCACCCAGTACGTGGCGATGGCCCGGCTGCTGCACCGGCACCTGAGCGACCGGGGCGTCGGGGCGCTGCTGCTGCACGGTGGGCTGCCCGTCGCCGCCCGCGACGAGCTGGTCCGTCGCTTCGACGCCGGGGAGGCCCCGGTGTTCCTGCTGTCGCTGCGCGCCGCCGGCACCGGCCTGAACCTCACCCGCGCCGACCACGTCGTGCACTACGACCGGTGGTGGAACCCGGCCGTGGAGGACCAGGCCACCGACCGGGCGTACCGGATCGGACAGACCCGGCCGGTGCAGGTGCACCGGCTGATCGCCGAGGGCACCGTCGAGGACCGCGTCGCCGCTCTGCTCGCCGGCAAGCGGGAACTCGCCGAGGCGGTCCTCGACGCCGGGCCGGCGGCGCTGGCCGCGCTCAGCGACACCGAACTGGCCGACCTGGTGACCCTCGGCGGTGACCGGTGA